The Candidatus Gracilibacteria bacterium genome window below encodes:
- a CDS encoding BspA family leucine-rich repeat surface protein: MKSLFSRAGALLFVVLTLSIVPFAGADAINNTDFVFTVKTNNSPSTGTATNTTPTNANSFKIPLVSSTAYNFEIDWNNDGVFDETYNATTPSTYFSILHDYGSPQVSQKIRIRGTFPRIYFNNTGDKSKFLGVDQWGDNSWTSMASAFRGCNNYTRAASDTPNLAGVTNMNSMFNGAYSFNQDIGGWDTSSITDMSAMFQGASAFNGDIGSWNTSSVTNMNSMFLSASAFNGDIGSWNTSSVTAMGNMFGWTTAFNGDIGSWNTSSVTNMSGMFSNALAFNQDIGGWNMSSVTDMSSMFLSASAFNNGGLDTIKNWNTSAVTTMSGMFYGATSFNQPLSTWDTSAVTNMSSMFYSASAFNNGGLDTIKNWNTSAVLSMSYMFQSATAFNQPIGTWDTSAVMNMEKMFYTATAFDQPIGTWDTSTVTDMNYMFQDASSFNQPLSTWDTSNVTDMSSMFRYTSSFNQPLSTWDTSNVTGMSYMFADTTAFDQPIGSWNVSNVTDMSGMFSESTLSIINYDNLLSGWSAQTVKPNISFHGGNSKYCLAGAARNTLDIAPNNWTLTDGGLDGSADCIQRTAERAALMSIYTATDGANWTNKTGWNTTADFCSWFGVTCVDGHVTVLSLYANNLQGTHAVSITGLPYLTSLNLDNNQLTSFSATGLSNLISLYLNNNLLTSFDGTGFTNLIDLQLENNQLPSFDGTGLTNLLSLDLDNNLLTSFDGTGLTHLTSLWLSDNQLPSFDGTGFTNLGQLYLNDNLLTSFSGTGLSDLIFLHIERNLLTSFSGIGLTNLALLYLNNNSLTSFNSTGLSGLVGIELRDNLISSFHSSLTTLTELTGEDPVAFSNNCLARESLSPTIISWLDTYSTESWEVRNASCPATQNTMYFCGTYLADPTNWNEPNNWKSDVLCLDDALKDRPDSSDDVIVLSDISSNTGISATVGSLQVRGDAIIHIPIINNQIVTYPIPMSFLDTSVNASGNTLTGNANFACTAQNLGIVTGVTTFTQCTTPSGAPATASAETDTTPTFTGSCLNNTLVTLYNGVNALTPSVLCTGGAYSITTNLAPSETPYSITTKQSNRKGPTFGTSPASAALAHTVGCAAGQTWNGIACTMTCAGNITTEAPSELKANVDQPYINCTADLGTSFKYRISNAGTPAFTTVTSESYLRGTRVLYPTTLPASSTPYTVECLYSGDNYATANACTKMINVRVATAGDEVQGCDQIANSYENTIGYEKWNDLVPFNATVSCYARKGDPEVVSPLTPFLLQYNSEDVLELSYLGVLPGNLGRFASAQNAHSFQEGLTTTTVCAVRVGDGYSTNSMCQKTGCGGSGCDMPSAYKIEPANPLLFCTIEADINYKIGCDPESNTYAECILTTEGKLYNSLGAGPFTKNVTFRVDGADVVKEMTCESATPQTTGDNTLRCIVSLPTGKELAYKDGANQYHTVYEPIPRDIDAPLASISATGGGDNVSAADGKTLTSTDGKWLNKPITATITCNNELVENNDNCTCAWLVKADINAAADQTDWGLTNPLRDIVTYQRVIRNETLQNQQFFIYDNAGNNDTDKSKVSINLGVDTIYPSVTGTEVDKNNGTFDVTLSATDNTSGSGLWGSGIRTAVVLQDAVISTIFDTNCNVIGTSTSHSPNIPLPVFYAPFPAIGAGVGPIVSGKINYNPTAQKIVYCVQDNAGNELIGTYPFDPDTLIGCFSDGSQQTVPNLDEVSPSYYQDLLITRIGTPIYGYELTDSTKVAPSSDFRTNLAQNIQTYVKEQYDPTIGGVDNSGFANMTVDLGEQITIATPELQHAAKNKGAQTRNNNGYYYFEGSDNNRVVSFAGVPRLTGSKVVLVVGADIYLRGDIHYFSRESSLVFIAQKDSAGNGGNIYIHPDVTGIDATIIADGALMNGTLASNIITPKIWFEDSAGVLKNPLTINGRLLTYNTRGGSLRVDGELLRQANSEICATKTGTSATCTLAGPPLVADPALTELEIAALQDLERFRVVSRVPEDMTQCTLHVTGVMAMNRPDILTKVNF, encoded by the coding sequence ATGAAATCATTGTTTTCTCGTGCATGAGCACTCTTGTTTGTTGTATTGACATTGAGCATAGTGCCATTTGCCGGTGCAGATGCTATCAATAACACTGACTTTGTGTTCACAGTGAAGACGAATAATTCTCCGTCAACCGGAACCGCAACGAACACGACCCCCACCAATGCGAATTCATTTAAAATCCCACTTGTTTCATCGACTGCCTATAATTTTGAGATAGACTGGAATAATGATGGCGTCTTTGATGAAACCTACAATGCTACTACTCCTTCGACATATTTTTCCATTCTTCACGACTATGGTTCTCCTCAAGTAAGTCAAAAAATCCGTATCAGGGGAACATTTCCAAGAATATACTTTAATAATACTGGAGATAAATCAAAATTTCTCTGAGTAGATCAGTGGGGAGACAATTCATGGACCTCTATGGCATCTGCATTTCGTGGGTGTAATAATTATACGAGAGCTGCCTCAGATACTCCAAATCTTGCAGGTGTAACAAATATGAATTCTATGTTTAATGGTGCCTACTCCTTTAATCAAGATATTGGATGATGGGACACCAGCTCTATAACAGATATGTCTGCTATGTTTCAAGGTGCCTCCGCCTTTAACTGAGATATTGGATCGTGGAATACGAGCTCTGTAACAAATATGAATTCCATGTTTCTTTCTGCCTCCGCCTTTAACTGAGATATTGGATCTTGGAACACCAGCTCTGTGACGGCTATGTGAAATATGTTTGGCTGGACCACTGCCTTTAACTGAGATATTGGATCTTGGAACACCAGCTCTGTGACGAATATGTCTGGTATGTTTAGTAATGCCCTCGCCTTTAATCAAGATATCGGATGATGGAATATGAGCTCGGTAACAGATATGTCTAGCATGTTTCTTTCCGCCTCCGCTTTCAATAATGGCGGATTAGACACTATCAAGAATTGGAACACGAGCGCTGTCACGACTATGTCAGGTATGTTCTATGGTGCCACCTCTTTCAATCAACCCCTCAGTACCTGGGACACCAGCGCTGTCACGAATATGTCATCCATGTTCTACTCCGCCTCCGCTTTCAATAATGGCGGATTAGACACTATCAAGAATTGGAACACGAGCGCTGTCCTCAGTATGTCCTATATGTTCCAATCTGCTACCGCCTTCAATCAACCCATCGGAACATGGGATACCAGTGCCGTCATGAATATGGAAAAGATGTTCTACACCGCCACCGCCTTCGATCAACCCATCGGAACATGGGACACGAGTACTGTCACGGATATGAATTATATGTTTCAGGATGCCTCCTCCTTCAATCAACCCCTCAGTACCTGGGACACCAGCAATGTCACGGATATGAGTTCAATGTTTAGATATACCTCCTCCTTCAATCAACCCCTCAGTACCTGGGATACCAGCAATGTGACTGGTATGAGTTATATGTTTGCTGACACCACCGCCTTTGATCAACCCATCGGCTCTTGGAACGTCAGCAATGTCACGGATATGTCAGGTATGTTCTCCGAGAGCACACTTTCTATCATCAATTATGATAATCTATTATCTGGCTGGTCAGCACAAACCGTGAAACCCAATATCTCATTTCATGGAGGAAATTCGAAATACTGCCTTGCTGGTGCAGCACGAAATACGCTCGATATCGCACCGAATAATTGGACTCTCACGGATGGAGGACTCGATGGCAGCGCAGACTGTATTCAAAGAACAGCCGAAAGAGCAGCCCTTATGAGTATTTATACCGCTACTGATGGAGCCAACTGGACAAATAAAACAGGATGGAACACAACTGCTGATTTCTGTAGTTGGTTTGGCGTTACCTGTGTTGATGGCCATGTTACTGTGTTGAGTTTATATGCCAATAATCTTCAAGGAACTCATGCAGTTTCTATCACAGGGCTACCGTATCTCACAAGTTTGAATCTCGATAATAATCAGCTTACCTCTTTCTCTGCCACTGGACTCTCAAATCTTATTAGTTTGTATCTCAATAACAACCTACTTACCTCTTTCGATGGTACTGGATTCACAAATCTTATAGATTTGCAATTGGAAAATAATCAACTCCCTTCCTTCGATGGTACTGGACTCACAAATCTCCTATCCTTAGATCTCGATAACAACCTACTTACCTCTTTCGATGGTACTGGACTCACACATCTTACAAGTCTGTGGCTCTCTGATAATCAACTCCCTTCCTTCGATGGTACTGGATTCACAAATCTCGGGCAATTATATCTCAATGACAACTTACTCACTTCCTTCTCGGGGACTGGACTCTCAGATCTCATATTCTTACACATTGAGCGCAACTTACTCACTTCCTTCTCGGGAATTGGACTCACAAATCTTGCACTCTTATATCTCAATAACAACTCACTCACCTCCTTTAATTCTACCGGATTATCCTGACTGGTGGGGATAGAATTGAGAGATAATCTTATTTCATCATTTCATAGTAGTCTCACAACCCTTACTGAACTTACTGGAGAAGACCCTGTAGCATTTTCAAATAACTGTCTCGCTCGAGAATCGCTCTCGCCAACTATTATTTCATGGCTTGATACGTATTCTACTGAGAGCTGGGAAGTCCGTAATGCTTCTTGTCCTGCTACTCAGAATACGATGTACTTCTGTGGCACCTATCTTGCTGATCCTACGAACTGGAACGAGCCAAATAACTGGAAGAGCGACGTCTTGTGTCTGGATGATGCGCTAAAGGACCGACCTGATTCGAGTGATGATGTCATTGTATTGTCGGATATTTCGTCAAATACGGGAATTTCTGCAACTGTTGGGTCATTGCAAGTACGGGGTGATGCTATAATACATATTCCTATCATCAATAATCAGATAGTTACCTATCCTATTCCGATGTCGTTTCTTGATACTTCTGTGAATGCATCTGGAAATACACTCACAGGAAATGCAAATTTTGCCTGTACTGCGCAAAATCTCGGTATTGTAACAGGAGTGACGACATTTACACAATGTACTACTCCATCGGGTGCTCCGGCAACGGCCTCAGCTGAGACGGATACGACGCCGACATTTACGGGGAGCTGTCTCAATAATACACTCGTAACACTCTATAATGGCGTCAATGCTCTGACTCCCAGCGTCCTATGTACGGGGGGTGCGTATAGTATCACCACAAATCTTGCTCCAAGTGAGACGCCCTATAGTATCACCACAAAACAATCAAATCGTAAAGGTCCAACATTTGGTACTTCACCAGCATCCGCTGCACTTGCACATACTGTAGGGTGTGCTGCATGACAAACATGGAATGGTATCGCCTGTACGATGACGTGTGCAGGAAATATAACTACAGAAGCCCCAAGCGAATTGAAAGCAAATGTGGACCAGCCATATATTAATTGTACGGCCGATCTAGGGACTTCTTTCAAATATAGGATTTCAAATGCGGGTACTCCAGCATTTACTACTGTCACGAGTGAGTCTTATCTCAGGGGAACGAGAGTTCTTTACCCGACTACTTTACCAGCGAGTTCTACTCCATATACCGTCGAATGTCTCTACAGTGGGGATAATTATGCTACAGCCAATGCTTGTACTAAAATGATCAACGTGCGTGTTGCAACAGCAGGCGACGAAGTACAATGATGTGATCAAATCGCAAATAGTTATGAAAATACCATAGGATATGAAAAATGGAATGATCTAGTTCCATTTAATGCGACAGTGAGCTGTTATGCTCGAAAGTGAGATCCAGAAGTTGTGAGCCCGCTTACACCATTTCTCCTCCAGTATAATAGTGAGGACGTTCTCGAGCTATCCTATCTCGGCGTTCTTCCGGGGAATCTCGGACGATTTGCTTCTGCTCAAAATGCGCATTCATTCCAAGAAGGGTTAACGACAACCACAGTGTGTGCGGTCCGAGTCGGAGATGGATATAGTACGAATTCGATGTGTCAAAAAACTGGTTGTGGAGGATCGGGATGTGATATGCCAAGTGCTTATAAAATCGAGCCAGCAAACCCACTTCTCTTCTGCACGATAGAAGCAGATATTAACTATAAAATCGGCTGTGATCCGGAGAGTAATACGTATGCAGAGTGTATCCTGACAACAGAGGGAAAACTATATAATAGCTTGGGCGCCGGACCATTTACGAAAAATGTCACATTCCGTGTGGATGGTGCTGATGTGGTAAAAGAAATGACCTGTGAATCTGCTACTCCACAGACAACGGGCGATAACACTCTTCGTTGTATCGTCTCTCTGCCAACTGGAAAGGAATTGGCCTACAAGGATGGAGCAAACCAATACCATACCGTCTATGAACCGATACCACGCGATATCGATGCTCCTCTAGCATCCATTAGCGCGACAGGAGGGGGCGACAATGTCTCTGCTGCTGATGGTAAAACTCTGACTTCCACTGATGGGAAATGGCTCAATAAACCAATCACTGCCACTATTACCTGTAACAATGAACTCGTAGAAAATAATGATAATTGTACCTGTGCATGGCTCGTCAAAGCGGATATCAATGCTGCAGCAGATCAGACAGATTGGGGGCTGACCAATCCGCTCAGGGATATCGTCACCTACCAACGCGTTATCAGAAATGAAACACTTCAAAACCAGCAGTTCTTTATCTATGACAATGCGGGGAATAATGATACAGATAAGAGTAAAGTCAGTATCAACCTCGGAGTGGATACTATCTATCCGAGTGTAACAGGGACAGAGGTGGACAAAAATAATGGTACATTCGATGTGACATTGAGCGCAACGGATAATACGAGCGGATCTGGTCTTTGGTGAAGTGGTATTCGCACGGCAGTGGTACTCCAAGATGCCGTCATTAGTACTATCTTTGATACAAACTGTAATGTAATAGGGACTTCGACAAGCCACTCTCCAAATATTCCATTGCCAGTTTTTTATGCTCCATTCCCAGCAATAGGCGCAGGAGTTGGACCAATTGTTTCGGGGAAAATAAACTATAATCCCACCGCCCAAAAAATCGTCTACTGTGTCCAGGATAATGCTGGAAATGAACTTATTGGAACCTATCCTTTTGACCCTGATACTCTTATCGGATGTTTCTCAGATGGCAGCCAACAAACAGTTCCAAATCTCGATGAAGTAAGTCCGAGCTATTATCAGGATCTACTCATCACTCGTATCGGCACACCAATCTATGGCTACGAACTCACGGATTCCACCAAAGTAGCTCCGTCAAGCGACTTCCGTACCAATCTGGCACAAAATATTCAGACCTATGTGAAAGAGCAGTACGATCCAACGATTGGTGGTGTGGATAATTCAGGGTTTGCGAATATGACTGTCGATCTCGGTGAACAAATCACCATAGCAACTCCCGAACTCCAGCACGCAGCAAAGAATAAAGGTGCACAAACGCGAAATAACAATGGTTACTACTACTTCGAGTGAAGTGATAATAACAGAGTTGTCAGCTTCGCATGAGTGCCTCGTCTTACTGGTTCAAAAGTCGTCCTTGTTGTCGGAGCCGATATCTACCTCAGAGGAGATATCCATTACTTCTCTCGAGAATCTTCTCTCGTCTTTATCGCACAAAAAGACAGTGCAGGGAATGGAGGAAATATCTATATCCATCCTGATGTGACGGGTATCGATGCCACTATCATCGCTGATGGAGCTCTGATGAATGGTACACTGGCTAGCAATATCATCACTCCAAAAATCTGGTTTGAGGATAGTGCCGGAGTCCTCAAAAATCCTCTCACGATCAATGGACGACTCCTGACCTACAATACTCGAGGGGGATCATTGAGAGTAGATGGAGAGTTACTCAGGCAGGCAAATAGTGAGATATGTGCTACCAAGACAGGCACATCTGCTACCTGTACTCTTGCTGGACCGCCACTGGTTGCAGACCCAGCCCTTACCGAGCTTGAAATAGCTGCCCTCCAAGACCTCGAGCGATTCCGTGTGGTGAGTCGAGTGCCAGAAGATATGACGCAGTGTACGCTCCATGTGACTGGTGTGATGGCGATGAATCGTCCAGATATTCTGACGAAAGTGAATTTCTAG
- a CDS encoding prolipoprotein diacylglyceryl transferase family protein, with protein sequence MYPELYSFSFGDTTIPVTTFGVALTLSFLLFYWMLRRLGKKYDINTSFFSINLLSFFLGTFLVSRIMHIMLYSGMVTKSAFSLDYPVLSFFLMSDYYFSSGAALLGFFSVFWYHMRTRDHEDQEKTLDITVISWIFGSIMAYFGAFLGGQIYGVRSNSIFAVDYINNPILAEFPRFPLGLVYMLCTLAIFSLVYIVRKLRPERGLAAGLGAVLWGLMWFIGEWWNDASSDNVSYLFGLLARWKIINFNQIIALLLIVWGAWKLARIIPSPLSDWIIKIGKTVSDALGNVGGIFGKQAQKYYKKSKKYILSLQKRIKR encoded by the coding sequence ATGTATCCAGAACTTTACTCATTTTCTTTTGGCGATACGACTATCCCAGTCACAACGTTTGGAGTTGCATTGACGCTTTCTTTTCTTTTATTTTATTGGATGCTCAGGAGACTGGGTAAAAAATATGATATCAATACCTCCTTTTTTAGCATCAATCTTCTCTCATTTTTCCTCGGCACTTTCCTCGTCTCTCGTATAATGCATATCATGCTCTATTCTGGCATGGTGACCAAATCAGCATTTTCTCTTGATTATCCCGTTCTCAGCTTCTTTCTCATGTCTGATTATTATTTTAGTTCTGGCGCGGCGTTGCTAGGATTTTTTAGTGTATTTTGGTATCATATGAGGACGAGAGATCACGAGGATCAAGAAAAAACGCTCGATATCACCGTGATATCATGGATATTTGGGTCCATAATGGCGTATTTTTGAGCGTTTCTGGGAGGGCAAATCTATGGTGTACGAAGTAATAGTATTTTCGCTGTCGACTATATCAATAACCCCATCCTAGCAGAGTTTCCACGATTTCCACTCGGACTCGTGTATATGCTCTGTACGCTCGCCATATTTTCACTTGTCTATATCGTACGAAAGCTCCGTCCAGAAAGAGGACTAGCAGCAGGTCTCGGAGCGGTGCTCTGGGGATTGATGTGGTTTATCGGCGAATGGTGGAATGATGCTTCTTCTGATAATGTCTCCTATCTTTTTGGATTGCTTGCCCGCTGGAAAATCATCAATTTTAACCAAATAATAGCCCTTCTCTTGATCGTCTGGTGAGCATGGAAGCTGGCGCGTATCATACCCAGCCCACTCTCAGATTGGATTATCAAGATAGGAAAGACGGTATCTGACGCCCTCGGAAACGTAGGAGGTATTTTCGGAAAGCAGGCACAAAAATACTACAAAAAAAGCAAGAAATATATTCTTTCTCTTCAGAAAAGAATAAAAAGATAG